The proteins below are encoded in one region of Lactuca sativa cultivar Salinas chromosome 3, Lsat_Salinas_v11, whole genome shotgun sequence:
- the LOC111913671 gene encoding zinc finger BED domain-containing protein RICESLEEPER 2-like, with protein sequence MGDTNNTNPLDVNDGSDDSVEEIGPESISQGVESTSTKQRKKRKKTSDVWRSFEMLPQKPNEPLYCKCKKCGAKYQAKSENGTGNLRRHRDSCDISNTRDIGQYMISSNNGVMATRNPKFSQETFREMVTHAMVRHDLPFSFVEYEGVRNFCKYLEPEASLVCRNTAKSDIQKLYTTQQKRLRDESLRCPSRICLTSDAWTSIVTDGYLSLTAHYVDSSWVLQKRILNFSHFPPPHTGVAIAEKLGELIKSWGIEKKLFSITLDNAASNDVCVELLKNQFRLMNSLVYDGKLFHLRCCAHILNLIVQDGLKQIDVAVEKVRDSVKYIKGSTLRKDRFIQICSQNLLDYKKALVQDVPTRWNSTYKMLSCALYYRLAFSHLSLSDSNFQTCPSSDEWDRVEKMCSFLKVFHDATLQFSGSLYPTSNLYFPQIFGIHLKLVETKDSPNEYMKKIATQMWSKFSKYWADINLLLAIAVVFDPRYKFSFVEFSYKKLYCEGSSQLKRVEEALFALFDEYMQASQESSVGNVGGGSGSGDFNSRQASVGNVGGGSNHSILEEFDEYDNDDMDSTKKRQLQVYLLEPRTKRTSSINILEFWQSQQYRYPELAKLAMDILCVPVSTVASESAFSLGGRVLNEYRSSMKPDIVEAIICSRDWLFGEKGSIYNLLFTYINY encoded by the exons ATGGGAGATACTAATAACACCAATCCTTTGGATGTTAATGATGGAAGTGATGATTCAGTTGAAGAAATTGGTCCTGAAAGTATATCACAAGGTGTTGAGAGTACTTCCACTAAGCAaaggaaaaaaaggaaaaaaacttCAGATGTTTGGAGAAGTTTTGAAATGCTGCCACAAAAACCAAATGAGCCCTTGTATTGTAAGTGCAAAAAATGTGGGGCAAAATATCAGGCAAAAAGCGAAAATGGAACAGGTAATCTACGTCGTCATCGAGATTCATGTGATATCTCAAATACTAGAGATATCGGACAATATATGATTTCTTCCAACAATGGTGTTATGGCTACAAGAAATCCAAAGTTTAGTCAAGAAACATTCCGGGAAATGGTGACTCATGCTATGGTTAGACATGACTTGCCATTCTCTTTTGTTGAGTACGAAGGAGTTAGAAATTTTTGCAAATACTTGGAACCAGAAGCGAGTCTTGTTTGTAGGAACACAGCAAAGTCTGATATCCAAAAATTATATACTACTCAACAAAAAAGACTCCGAGATGAGTCGCTTAGATGTCCTAGTAGAATATGCTTGACTTCTGATGCTTGGACCTCAATCGTTACAGATGGTTATTTGAGTTTGACTGCCCACTATGTTGATAGCAGTTGGGTCTTACAAAagagaattttaaacttttcccACTTTCCTCCTCCACATACGGGTGTAGCTATAGCCGAAAAGTTGGGTGAATTGATTAAAAGTTGGGGAATTGAAAAGAAATTGTTTTCTATAACTTTGGATAATGCAGCATCCAATGATGTATGTGTTGAGTTGCTTAAGAATCAGTTTCGTTTGATGAATTCTTTGGTATATGATGGCAAGTTATTTCATCTTAGATGTTGTGCACATATTTTGAATCTGATTGTACAAGATGGTTTGAAACAAATTGATGTTGCGGTGGAAAAAGTTAGAGATTCTGTGAAGTATATCAAGGGATCTACActaagaaaagatcgatttaTTCAGATTTGCTCGCAAAATCTTCTTGACTACAAAAAGGCTTTGGTTCAAGATGTTCCTACTAGATGGAATTCCACTTATAAGATGCTTTCTTGTGCACTTTATTATCGTCTAGCTTTTTCTCATTTGAGCTTGAGTGATTCGAACTTTCAAACTTGCCCATCCTCTGATGAATGGGATAGAGTTGAGAAAATGTGTAGTTTTCTTAAAGTGTTTCATGATGCAACTCTTCAGTTTTCTGGATCTTTGTATCCTACTTCAAATTTGTATTTCCCTCAAATATTTGGAATACATTTGAAGTTGGTTGAAACGAAAGATAGTCCTAATGAGTATATGAAAAAAATAGCTACTCAAATGTGGAGTAAATTTAGCAAATATTGGGCTGACATCAATCTTTTGTTAGCTATAGCTGTGGTGTTTGATCCGCGATATAAGTTCTCTTTTGTTGAGTTTAGCTATAAAAAGTTGTATTGTGAAGGTTCATCACAATTGAAGAGGGTTGAGGAAGCACTTTTTGCACTTTTTGATGAATATATGCAAGCTTCTCAAGAAAGTAGTGTTGGAAATGTTGGAGGTGGTAGTGGTAGTGGCGACTTTAATTCTCGACAAGCTAGTGTTGGAAATGTTGGAGGAGGCTCTAATCATAGTATTCTTGAG GAGTTTGATGAATACGATAATGATGATATGGATTCGACCAAAAAACGTCAATTGCAAGTATATCTTCTTGAGCCAAGAACTAAAAGAACTTCTTCCATTAACATACTTGAGTTTTGGCAATCCCAACAGTATAGGTATCCAGAATTAGCTAAATTAGCTATGGATATACTCTGTGTTCCCGTTTCAACAGTAGCATCTGAATCAGCTTTTAGCCTCGGTGGAAGAGTTTTGAATGAGTATCGAAGTTCCATGAAGCCTGACATTGTTGAAGCTATAATTTGTAGTAGGGATTGGTTGTTTGGAGAAAAAGGTAGTATTTATAATTTATTGTTTACTTATATTAACTATTAG